From the genome of Pukyongia salina, one region includes:
- the trpB gene encoding tryptophan synthase subunit beta, whose protein sequence is MSYHVNEQGYYGDFGGAYIPEMLYPNVEELRQNYLKITSEESFRKEFDDLLRDYVGRPTPLYFANRLSAKYKTRIYLKREDLCHTGAHKVNNTIGQILLAKRLGKNRIIAETGAGQHGVATATVCALMGIECVVYMGEIDIERQAPNVARMKMLGATVIPATSGSKTLKDATNEAIRDWINNPTNTHYIIGSVVGPHPYPDMVARFQSVISREIKWQLKQVEGREEPDYIVACVGGGSNAAGAYYHYLDQPEVNIIAVEAAGKGIDTGESAATSVLGKTGIIHGSKTLLMQTPDGQITEPYSISAGLDYPGVGPMHAHLYASGRGEFMSITDKQAMEAGLELSKLEGIIPAIETSHALAIFSQRKFTPTDLIVVNLSGRGDKDLNTYINYFDL, encoded by the coding sequence ATGAGCTATCACGTTAACGAACAAGGCTATTACGGAGATTTCGGCGGTGCCTATATCCCCGAAATGCTCTACCCCAATGTGGAGGAATTAAGACAGAATTATCTTAAGATCACTTCCGAAGAATCCTTCAGAAAAGAATTCGATGATCTGCTTAGGGATTATGTGGGTAGGCCAACTCCCTTGTATTTTGCGAACCGTCTTTCAGCAAAGTACAAGACCCGCATCTACCTGAAACGTGAGGATCTTTGTCATACCGGAGCACATAAAGTTAATAACACCATTGGGCAGATCCTCCTGGCTAAAAGATTGGGTAAAAACCGTATTATAGCCGAAACAGGTGCCGGGCAGCATGGAGTGGCAACCGCCACCGTTTGTGCGCTCATGGGCATCGAATGTGTGGTCTATATGGGCGAGATCGATATAGAAAGACAAGCACCCAATGTGGCACGTATGAAAATGCTTGGCGCCACAGTCATTCCCGCAACATCGGGTAGCAAAACCCTGAAAGATGCTACCAACGAGGCCATCAGGGACTGGATCAATAATCCTACGAATACTCACTATATAATAGGTAGTGTGGTGGGCCCTCACCCCTATCCCGATATGGTGGCCAGGTTTCAGAGTGTGATCTCCAGGGAGATCAAGTGGCAATTAAAGCAAGTGGAAGGCCGGGAAGAGCCCGATTATATTGTTGCCTGCGTGGGTGGTGGAAGCAATGCCGCGGGTGCCTATTATCATTATTTGGACCAACCAGAGGTTAATATCATAGCTGTTGAAGCTGCGGGAAAGGGAATTGATACTGGCGAAAGTGCTGCTACTTCGGTGCTTGGAAAAACAGGCATCATTCACGGCAGTAAAACCTTACTCATGCAAACTCCAGATGGGCAGATAACCGAGCCTTACTCTATTTCAGCTGGTCTTGATTATCCCGGCGTTGGGCCCATGCATGCACATCTGTATGCCAGCGGGCGAGGTGAATTTATGTCGATAACAGACAAACAGGCCATGGAAGCAGGCCTGGAACTTAGCAAGTTAGAAGGGATCATTCCCGCGATTGAGACCAGCCATGCCCTTGCTATTTTCAGTCAAAGAAAATTCACTCCTACCGATTTGATCGTGGTAAATCTAAGCGGACGTGGTGATAAAGACCTGAATACCTATATCAATTATTTCGATCTATGA
- the trpA gene encoding tryptophan synthase subunit alpha: protein MKNRIQQKLSENGKILSIYFTAGYPNINDTIPILRSLEENGVDMVEIGLPFSDPLADGPVIQASSTSALKNGMTTAKLFDQLKEVRKSVSIPLVLMGYFNPVLQYGVEAFCKRCEAIGIDGFILPDLPLAEYNLHYRSVFERHGLTNIFLITPQTSEERIREIDKASHAFIYMVSSASTTGKTSGFGTEHSDYFKRVSAMNLENPLVVGFGIKDRETYNTATQFTKGAIIGSAFIKMLNESGLKGIPEFVRSIRPV from the coding sequence ATGAAAAACAGAATACAACAAAAACTTAGCGAAAACGGTAAAATATTATCCATTTATTTCACAGCAGGCTATCCCAACATTAACGATACCATACCTATCCTGCGATCCCTGGAAGAGAACGGTGTGGACATGGTGGAGATCGGTCTTCCCTTTAGCGATCCCCTTGCCGATGGGCCCGTTATACAAGCCAGCTCCACTAGTGCCTTGAAAAATGGTATGACAACTGCAAAATTATTCGACCAGCTTAAAGAGGTGCGCAAATCGGTTTCCATACCGCTTGTACTAATGGGGTATTTTAATCCCGTACTCCAATATGGGGTTGAAGCTTTCTGTAAGCGATGTGAAGCAATTGGTATAGACGGGTTTATTCTGCCCGATCTACCCTTAGCCGAATATAACCTTCATTACCGGTCTGTGTTCGAACGTCACGGCCTTACGAATATCTTTCTTATAACGCCTCAGACTTCAGAAGAAAGGATCAGGGAGATCGATAAAGCGAGTCATGCTTTTATATACATGGTAAGCAGCGCAAGTACAACCGGAAAAACGAGTGGTTTTGGAACCGAGCATAGCGATTATTTTAAAAGGGTATCGGCCATGAACCTCGAAAATCCCCTGGTAGTTGGATTCGGAATAAAAGATCGGGAAACCTATAATACAGCTACCCAGTTTACCAAGGGAGCTATTATTGGAAGTGCTTTTATTAAAATGTTAAACGAAAGTGGACTTAAAGGTATTCCCGAATTTGTACGATCTATTCGTCCGGTTTAA
- a CDS encoding 30S ribosomal protein THX, whose protein sequence is MGKGDKKTKRGKIVLGTFGKLRPRRRKFTLRPTTIKNGQPREK, encoded by the coding sequence ATGGGTAAAGGTGATAAGAAAACGAAACGGGGAAAGATCGTTCTGGGAACTTTTGGAAAGCTACGCCCCAGGAGAAGAAAATTTACCCTAAGGCCAACGACTATAAAGAATGGTCAGCCAAGAGAAAAGTAA